ATTCGATTGACTTTCATGTGTCCGGGATTAAACTTATCGACGTTCATGCCGTTGGGAATGATCACGGTCCGGGGGCGTGGCGCGGCCTTGTGAACGAGCGATTCAATGGATTGACTCGGACAGACGATTCGTTCGGCCTTCTGAACGACACGTGTCCAAAGAGGAGCGAAAATTCTATGTTGGTAGTGAAACCGGTCCGGATTGTACCCTGGAACATCGGAGCCATGCGCGGTAATGATATATGGTAATGCCGTGAATTTGTGGATGAGATACGCCAAGATCCCGTCGGGAAAGATAAAATGCGTATGGTTGAGATCATAGTGGTGTTGTTTCATCAGCCGAGCTATCATGGGAATGGCCGCGAAGATGTATGGCAGCATTTCTGGCGTATAGCACATCGACTGTCGAGTGCGAAGACCTGAAATTCGATGCACGTTGATTCCGTCTATGAGCTCATGCTTGGGGAGCCCCTGATACCCCATGGTAATCAAGTCAAGCGTATGCCCTCTTCGGACAAGCGCTTTCCCAAGACCGGCCACAACTTTCGCTCCGCCTCCTCCAAGAGGGGGAAACTCATAACACAATGTCAGGATTCTCATATTGAAGAGCCGCTTGAATCAATCAGATTGAATGGCAAGTAAGCATTCTAGGCATGTGAAAAGCTCGTATACAAGAGGCCCTTATCGGTCGCGTCCCTGATTTAGCTGAGAACTTGCGGGTTTCCAGCGAGAAGGAAGGGGGGCAAGCGGAGGCGGGCAGTCATGATCATCATGCAGGCAGGAAAGGAAGATGTTCTTTGGAGAGGGGAGGAACGCCTATGAAGATGCTTTGCGTCCATCGATATTGGATTTCGTTCGTCATCGGAATACTGAGTGGACTGCCTCTGGCTGTCGTTGAGGGGGGCGAGGGAAAGACTTCTGTGCCTCTCCAGGAAAACCTCGGACCTCATACATACATAGTTACAACTTCTTTGCCCTTGGCGCAACGGTATTTTGATCAGGGATTGATTTTGGCTTACGGGTTCAACCATGCGGAAGCGGAGCGGTCGTTTCGTGCGGCCCACAGTCTCGATCCGAAATGCGCGATGTGCTATTGGGGAGAGGCGTTAGTGCTTGGTCCCAATATCAATGCGCCGATGGGGACATCCGTCATGCCGAGGGCCTATGAAGCTGTACAGA
The genomic region above belongs to Nitrospirales bacterium and contains:
- a CDS encoding glycosyltransferase family 4 protein produces the protein MRILTLCYEFPPLGGGGAKVVAGLGKALVRRGHTLDLITMGYQGLPKHELIDGINVHRISGLRTRQSMCYTPEMLPYIFAAIPMIARLMKQHHYDLNHTHFIFPDGILAYLIHKFTALPYIITAHGSDVPGYNPDRFHYQHRIFAPLWTRVVQKAERIVCPSQSIESLVHKAAPRPRTVIIPNGMNVDKFNPGHMKVNRILIVTRMFERKGVQYLLKALENLDSDYEVHAVGDGPYLETLKGQVNEKNLDVKFWGFLDNQSQEIRVLYETSRIFVFPSEAENFPIVLLEAMAAGMAIITTEGTGCAEVVGDAALFAKPRDSQSLKDALTRLIADPDLCAKLGSRARQRLEEHFGWGTVSRQYSDLYEQIAGIRQ